One window from the genome of Thermaerobacter marianensis DSM 12885 encodes:
- the dnaG gene encoding DNA primase encodes MYRLDEHVVDEIRQRLDIVEVIGEYVPLRRAGREYVALCPFHQERTPSFTVSPAKQMFYCFGCQVGGDVFTFVMKKEGWTFPEAVAELARRAGVTLPERPLSPGQRRARDRQEQLARVLDLAAALFRQALRSPAGEAARTYLEERGLPPAIWDRYGLGYAPAGWDGLVRALQKRGVPPALMVEAGLAQARPGGGYYDRFRHRLMFPITDPRGRVVGFGGRSLDGQEPKYLNSPETPLFSKRRLWYGLDWARPRLRETGTAVVVEGYMDAIAVDRAGVGYAAVASLGTSLSEEQVELLARYVQQVIIAYDADAAGQRATLRGLELFADAGVEVRVAQLPPGRDPDDVVRREGPDALRRVLDAAVPVVEYRFRQVMAEVDTATPRGRARAAAELAPWLARVRHPVERGEYVRRYALSLGLEEGVLWQEVRRAARGLRRAASQAAGRPGGNNVQAVRHTNRRVPVEEVPAGIARAERGLVAASLFHPEWRDYIAARLEPGDWVTPAHRLLFELAGTMDPVDPGRMLSRLHALAAAAEAEAQTGAEAGAGTETGSETGPVAEPAAGSRPGAGVPEVGEVRVPGAVGEATPGGPAGQAGGAAGAGKGQAGEGQTGPVVESNKDRDPLQRGAGERLDVAVIQEAASVLAALVQSPEPEPDEPGERERILEDYIKTLKRHSLWKIQRRIAHLEASGRAVPVDLVAKFQLLSAQLKGRAGG; translated from the coding sequence TTGTACCGCCTGGACGAGCACGTCGTCGACGAGATCCGCCAGCGCCTCGACATCGTCGAGGTGATCGGTGAGTACGTGCCGCTGCGCCGGGCGGGCCGCGAGTACGTGGCCCTCTGCCCGTTCCACCAGGAGCGCACGCCCTCCTTCACCGTCTCGCCTGCCAAGCAGATGTTCTACTGCTTCGGCTGCCAGGTGGGCGGCGACGTCTTCACCTTCGTCATGAAGAAGGAGGGCTGGACCTTCCCCGAGGCCGTGGCCGAGCTGGCGCGCCGCGCCGGCGTGACCCTGCCCGAGCGGCCGCTGTCGCCCGGCCAGCGGCGGGCGCGGGACCGCCAGGAGCAGCTGGCCCGGGTGCTGGACCTGGCGGCCGCGTTGTTCCGCCAGGCGCTGCGGTCGCCCGCGGGGGAAGCCGCCCGGACCTATCTGGAAGAACGCGGCCTGCCGCCGGCCATCTGGGACCGTTACGGCCTGGGGTACGCGCCGGCGGGCTGGGACGGGCTGGTGCGGGCCCTGCAGAAGCGTGGGGTACCGCCCGCCCTGATGGTCGAGGCCGGACTTGCCCAGGCGCGCCCGGGCGGGGGCTATTACGACCGGTTCCGCCACCGCCTGATGTTCCCCATCACCGACCCGCGGGGACGGGTGGTGGGGTTCGGCGGCCGGTCCCTGGACGGCCAGGAGCCCAAGTACCTGAACTCGCCGGAGACGCCGCTCTTCAGCAAGCGGCGGCTGTGGTACGGGCTGGACTGGGCCCGGCCGCGGCTGCGGGAGACGGGCACGGCGGTGGTGGTCGAAGGGTACATGGACGCCATCGCCGTCGACCGTGCCGGCGTCGGCTACGCGGCGGTGGCGTCCCTGGGAACCTCCCTGAGCGAGGAGCAGGTCGAACTGCTGGCGCGCTATGTCCAGCAGGTGATCATCGCCTACGACGCCGATGCGGCGGGCCAGCGGGCCACCTTGCGCGGCCTCGAGCTGTTCGCCGACGCCGGCGTGGAGGTTCGGGTCGCCCAGTTGCCGCCCGGCCGCGACCCGGACGACGTGGTGCGCCGGGAGGGGCCCGACGCCCTGCGCCGGGTGCTGGATGCCGCCGTGCCCGTGGTGGAGTACCGGTTCCGGCAGGTCATGGCGGAGGTCGACACCGCCACGCCCCGGGGCCGCGCCCGGGCGGCGGCGGAACTGGCGCCGTGGCTGGCGCGGGTTCGGCACCCCGTGGAGCGGGGGGAGTACGTGCGGCGGTATGCCCTCTCCCTGGGCCTGGAAGAAGGGGTCCTCTGGCAGGAGGTGCGCCGGGCCGCGCGGGGACTGCGGCGGGCGGCGTCCCAGGCCGCCGGGCGGCCCGGTGGGAATAACGTCCAGGCCGTCCGGCATACTAACCGTCGGGTCCCGGTGGAGGAAGTTCCTGCTGGCATCGCCCGTGCCGAGCGGGGTCTGGTGGCGGCCAGCCTGTTCCACCCCGAGTGGAGGGACTACATCGCCGCCCGGCTGGAGCCGGGGGACTGGGTGACGCCGGCCCACCGGCTGCTCTTCGAGCTGGCCGGTACGATGGATCCCGTCGACCCCGGCCGGATGCTGTCGCGGCTCCACGCCCTGGCGGCCGCAGCCGAGGCAGAAGCACAAACCGGAGCGGAAGCCGGGGCCGGGACGGAAACCGGATCGGAGACCGGACCCGTTGCCGAGCCGGCCGCCGGTTCCAGGCCGGGGGCCGGTGTACCCGAGGTGGGCGAAGTCCGGGTACCGGGGGCCGTTGGCGAGGCGACCCCGGGGGGGCCCGCCGGGCAAGCCGGTGGCGCGGCGGGAGCCGGAAAAGGACAGGCAGGAGAAGGACAAACAGGTCCTGTCGTCGAATCTAATAAAGATCGGGACCCGCTGCAAAGGGGTGCCGGCGAGCGACTGGACGTCGCCGTGATCCAGGAAGCGGCATCCGTTCTGGCTGCCCTGGTGCAGTCGCCCGAACCCGAGCCGGACGAGCCCGGCGAGAGGGAAAGGATTTTAGAAGATTATATCAAAACTCTGAAGCGACATAGCCTATGGAAAATCCAGCGCCGCATCGCGCACCTGGAGGCGAGCGGCCGGGCCGTACCTGTCGACTTGGTGGCAAAGTTTCAGCTGCTCTCCGCGCAGCTGAAGGGTCGGGCGGGTGGTTGA
- a CDS encoding thiolase family protein → MAEPVIVAAVRTPIGRHGGALAPVRPDDLAAVVIRAVIERAGIDPESVEDVIFGCANQAGEDNRNVARMAALLAGLPEQVAGVTVNRLCGSGLEAVLQAARAIRAGEGEVFVAGGVESMSRAPWVMPKPDHGYPRGNVQVYDTTLGWRFVNPRMAAMFPPESMGETAENVAERYGIAREDQDRFALASQQKWAAAQEAGKWREEIVPVEVADPRGRRTVVEVDEHPRPDTTLEKLAALPPAFRPGGTVTAGNSAGINDGAAALVIMADTRARQLGLQPLARVVAGAVAGVDPRYMGIGPVPATRKVLARAGWDVADLDLIELNEAFAAQALACIRQLGLPEERVNVNGGAIAIGHPLGCSGARILTTLVHEMRRRGARRGLATMCIGVGQGIAALVEAAA, encoded by the coding sequence GTGGCAGAACCGGTGATCGTGGCGGCGGTGCGCACGCCCATCGGCCGGCACGGGGGCGCCCTGGCGCCGGTTCGTCCCGACGATCTGGCGGCGGTGGTCATCCGGGCCGTGATCGAGCGGGCCGGGATCGACCCGGAATCGGTCGAGGACGTGATCTTCGGCTGCGCCAACCAGGCCGGCGAGGACAACCGCAACGTGGCGCGGATGGCGGCCCTGCTGGCCGGGCTGCCCGAGCAGGTGGCCGGGGTGACGGTCAACCGGCTCTGCGGCTCGGGGCTCGAGGCGGTGCTGCAGGCGGCCCGGGCCATCCGCGCCGGTGAGGGCGAGGTCTTCGTGGCCGGCGGGGTCGAGAGCATGAGCCGGGCGCCCTGGGTCATGCCCAAGCCCGACCACGGCTACCCCCGCGGCAACGTGCAGGTGTACGACACCACCTTGGGGTGGCGGTTCGTCAACCCGCGGATGGCGGCCATGTTCCCGCCCGAGTCCATGGGCGAGACGGCGGAGAACGTGGCCGAGCGCTACGGCATCGCCCGGGAGGACCAGGACCGCTTCGCCCTGGCCAGCCAGCAGAAGTGGGCGGCCGCCCAGGAGGCGGGCAAGTGGCGGGAGGAGATCGTGCCGGTGGAGGTGGCGGATCCCCGTGGCCGGCGCACCGTGGTCGAGGTGGACGAGCACCCGCGCCCCGACACCACCCTGGAGAAGCTGGCCGCCCTGCCCCCGGCCTTTCGTCCCGGCGGAACCGTCACGGCGGGCAACTCCGCGGGGATCAACGACGGCGCGGCGGCGCTGGTGATCATGGCGGACACCCGGGCGCGGCAGCTCGGCCTGCAGCCCCTGGCGCGGGTGGTGGCCGGCGCCGTGGCCGGGGTCGACCCGCGGTACATGGGCATCGGGCCGGTTCCCGCCACCCGCAAGGTCCTGGCCCGGGCGGGCTGGGACGTGGCGGACCTGGACCTGATCGAGCTCAACGAGGCGTTTGCGGCGCAGGCCCTGGCCTGCATCCGCCAGCTCGGCTTGCCGGAAGAGCGGGTCAACGTGAACGGCGGGGCCATCGCCATCGGACATCCGCTGGGGTGCAGCGGTGCCCGCATCCTCACCACCCTGGTCCACGAGATGAGGCGGCGCGGGGCGCGGCGGGGCCTGGCCACCATGTGCATCGGTGTGGGCCAGGGGATTGCCGCGCTGGTGGAGGCGGCGGCATGA
- a CDS encoding 3-hydroxyacyl-CoA dehydrogenase NAD-binding domain-containing protein — MTLQPHSDEPGGLAPAPAGASQGPAARGGIPITGGQVEGPGGLPEAAGRSRDGAGSDSPGAGAPRGGEAGTAPVLAVLGAGTMGSGIARVAVEAGFYVLLYDVAPAALERTRQRLAAAWGWHEREGRVPPGTAARRLERLRPVTDLDALAPAEVVIEAAPEDLALKQDLLAAVGQRVARAALIASNTSSLSITALARAVPAPERVIGLHFFNPVPAMRLVEVVAGALSAPDAVARGAELARRLGKEPVVCADTPGFVVNRVARPFYGEALRLLGEGVAGVEAVDALVRAAGFPMGPFQLMDLIGIDVNLAVTRSVFEGFGGEPRYRPHPIQQQLVAAGWLGRKTGRGFYHYDGEGRPAGVAWQGWRQAVAPADEPATAPAGQGPGTPDPGPAPDAGPAHHGDAGRAADPGSHAAARDGGPHPGPAGPGRPESESRSLWVAGDGPLARQLARRWAEAGIPVVHFGGVAAALAATGAAAAGAAAAAAPLENAAPASPVSPASPAAVVVTWEELDPLEPGAWFQALDDLARLERRLEADVALLVSLLPGTVAEQARGLARPQRLVGWAAVPPLGEAVELAAGPVTEGAALDAARRWLEAARLAVHPVGDAPGGVVARLVAMLAQEAAVAAADGIATGDAIDRAMRLGTGYPRGPLEWGALWGWRRVLAVLEGLWRHYREERYRPAPAVRRRAWAR, encoded by the coding sequence TTGACGCTGCAACCCCATTCGGACGAACCCGGCGGCCTCGCTCCCGCCCCCGCCGGGGCTTCACAAGGTCCGGCGGCGCGGGGCGGCATTCCCATCACCGGCGGCCAGGTCGAAGGCCCTGGCGGCCTGCCGGAAGCCGCCGGTCGGAGCCGGGACGGAGCCGGTTCCGACTCCCCGGGGGCAGGGGCACCGAGGGGAGGAGAGGCGGGCACCGCCCCCGTCCTCGCCGTCCTCGGCGCCGGCACCATGGGCAGCGGCATCGCCCGGGTGGCCGTGGAGGCCGGGTTCTACGTCCTGCTCTACGACGTGGCGCCGGCCGCCCTGGAACGGACCCGCCAGCGCCTGGCCGCCGCCTGGGGGTGGCACGAGCGGGAGGGCCGGGTTCCTCCGGGCACCGCCGCCCGGCGCCTTGAGCGGCTCCGGCCGGTCACCGACCTAGATGCCCTGGCCCCGGCGGAGGTGGTGATCGAGGCCGCGCCCGAAGACCTGGCGCTGAAGCAAGACCTCCTGGCCGCCGTGGGCCAGCGGGTGGCTCGGGCCGCCCTCATCGCCAGCAACACGTCGTCCCTGTCCATCACCGCCCTGGCCCGGGCGGTACCGGCGCCGGAGCGGGTGATCGGTCTGCACTTCTTCAACCCGGTGCCTGCCATGCGGCTGGTGGAGGTGGTGGCCGGCGCCTTGAGCGCGCCGGATGCCGTGGCCCGGGGGGCCGAACTGGCGCGCCGGCTGGGCAAGGAACCGGTGGTCTGCGCCGACACGCCGGGGTTCGTGGTGAACCGGGTGGCCCGTCCCTTCTACGGCGAGGCCTTGCGCCTGCTGGGCGAGGGCGTGGCAGGGGTTGAGGCCGTCGACGCCCTGGTGCGGGCGGCCGGCTTCCCCATGGGCCCGTTCCAGCTGATGGACCTCATCGGCATCGACGTGAACCTGGCGGTGACCCGATCGGTGTTCGAGGGGTTCGGCGGCGAGCCTCGCTACCGGCCCCATCCCATCCAGCAGCAGCTGGTGGCGGCGGGGTGGCTGGGGCGCAAGACCGGCCGCGGGTTCTACCACTATGACGGCGAGGGGCGGCCCGCGGGCGTAGCCTGGCAGGGATGGCGGCAGGCGGTGGCCCCGGCGGACGAACCGGCCACCGCGCCGGCGGGACAGGGCCCCGGCACGCCCGATCCCGGCCCGGCCCCGGATGCCGGACCGGCCCACCATGGGGACGCCGGCCGGGCGGCGGACCCGGGCAGCCACGCCGCTGCTCGGGACGGCGGCCCGCACCCGGGTCCAGCCGGTCCCGGCCGCCCGGAATCCGAATCCCGTTCCCTCTGGGTGGCCGGCGACGGCCCCCTGGCCCGCCAGCTGGCCCGGCGGTGGGCGGAAGCGGGGATCCCCGTCGTGCACTTCGGGGGTGTGGCGGCGGCCCTTGCGGCCACTGGGGCCGCTGCGGCCGGGGCGGCCGCGGCCGCAGCGCCTCTGGAGAACGCGGCCCCGGCATCTCCGGTGTCCCCGGCTTCCCCGGCGGCCGTGGTGGTGACCTGGGAGGAGTTGGATCCCCTGGAGCCCGGAGCCTGGTTCCAGGCCCTGGACGACCTGGCCCGGCTGGAGCGCCGGCTGGAAGCCGACGTGGCGCTGCTGGTGAGCCTCCTTCCGGGGACTGTGGCGGAGCAGGCCCGGGGTTTGGCCCGCCCTCAGCGGCTGGTGGGCTGGGCGGCGGTGCCGCCCCTGGGGGAGGCGGTGGAGCTGGCGGCGGGACCCGTCACGGAAGGGGCGGCCCTGGACGCCGCGCGGCGCTGGCTGGAGGCGGCGAGGCTGGCGGTACATCCGGTCGGCGACGCCCCCGGCGGCGTTGTGGCCCGGCTGGTCGCCATGCTCGCCCAGGAAGCGGCCGTCGCGGCGGCGGACGGCATCGCCACCGGTGACGCCATCGACCGGGCCATGCGTTTGGGGACGGGATACCCCCGCGGTCCCCTGGAGTGGGGCGCCCTGTGGGGCTGGCGGCGGGTGCTGGCCGTACTGGAGGGCCTCTGGCGCCACTACCGGGAAGAGCGCTACCGCCCGGCGCCTGCCGTGCGCCGCCGTGCGTGGGCGCGGTGA
- a CDS encoding enoyl-CoA hydratase/isomerase family protein gives MANGDGRYTTLLAEREGGVLTITLNRPEVLNAFNRTMTSELLDALRQAERDPEVRCVVITGTGRAFSAGEDLKGRQEGGEKSFIGSLRERYNPLILRVRTMEKPVIAAVNGVAAGAGLGLALACDLRIASDQARFGQVFVKVGLAPDSGTSLFLLQLVGLGKALEMAFFGDLVPADEALRMGLVNRVVPHAELAAATREWAQRLAAGATRAMGLAKRAFNFALGASLAAVLEYEAYLQEIAGHTEDHREGVRAFLEKREPRFQGR, from the coding sequence ATGGCCAACGGCGACGGCCGCTACACCACCTTGCTGGCCGAGCGGGAGGGGGGCGTCCTCACCATCACGCTAAACCGGCCCGAGGTGCTCAATGCCTTCAACCGGACGATGACGTCGGAGCTGCTCGACGCCCTGCGCCAGGCGGAGCGGGATCCGGAGGTCCGCTGCGTGGTGATCACCGGCACCGGGCGGGCCTTCTCCGCCGGGGAAGACCTCAAGGGCCGCCAGGAAGGCGGCGAGAAGTCCTTCATCGGCTCCTTGCGCGAGCGGTACAACCCGCTGATCCTGCGGGTGCGGACCATGGAAAAGCCCGTCATCGCCGCCGTCAACGGGGTGGCGGCGGGAGCGGGGCTCGGGCTGGCCCTGGCCTGCGATCTGCGCATCGCCTCGGACCAGGCCCGGTTCGGGCAGGTGTTCGTCAAGGTAGGGCTCGCCCCCGACTCGGGCACGAGCCTGTTCCTCCTGCAGCTGGTCGGCCTGGGCAAGGCCCTGGAGATGGCCTTCTTCGGCGACCTGGTCCCCGCCGACGAGGCTTTGCGCATGGGCCTGGTCAACCGCGTGGTGCCCCACGCGGAACTGGCCGCCGCCACCCGGGAGTGGGCCCAGCGGCTGGCCGCGGGGGCCACCCGGGCGATGGGCCTGGCCAAGCGGGCCTTCAACTTCGCCCTGGGCGCGTCCCTGGCCGCGGTGCTCGAATACGAAGCGTACCTGCAGGAGATCGCCGGCCACACCGAGGACCACCGGGAAGGCGTACGGGCGTTCCTGGAGAAGCGCGAGCCCCGCTTCCAGGGACGGTGA
- a CDS encoding iron-sulfur cluster assembly protein has product MAAAVSTPRDGGALVEALWQALAEVPDPEIPVVSVVDLGMVERLEADETGAVRVTLLPTFVGCPALGLIRQGVARRLQAVPGVREVEVGVAYSPPWSTGRITPEGRRKLASFGIAPPPPVATATLAPQDASDPGGPPAPCRAARRLAEWIPFRAPAGRPAGEPGTGTEGTPCPFCGSRRTRLENAFGPTPCRSLWYCLDCRNPFEQMKVL; this is encoded by the coding sequence ATGGCGGCGGCGGTGTCCACCCCGCGGGACGGCGGCGCGCTGGTCGAGGCCCTCTGGCAGGCCCTGGCCGAGGTGCCGGACCCGGAGATTCCCGTGGTCAGCGTGGTCGACCTGGGCATGGTCGAGCGGCTTGAAGCGGACGAGACGGGGGCGGTGCGTGTGACCCTGCTCCCCACGTTCGTCGGTTGCCCCGCCCTGGGCCTGATCCGCCAGGGCGTGGCCCGCCGCCTGCAGGCGGTCCCCGGCGTCCGGGAGGTGGAAGTGGGGGTCGCCTACAGCCCCCCGTGGTCGACGGGCCGGATCACGCCCGAGGGCCGGCGCAAGCTGGCCTCCTTCGGGATCGCGCCACCGCCGCCGGTGGCGACCGCGACGCTTGCGCCTCAAGACGCATCCGATCCCGGCGGGCCTCCCGCCCCGTGCCGGGCGGCCCGGCGGCTGGCGGAATGGATCCCGTTCCGCGCGCCCGCCGGCCGGCCCGCGGGCGAGCCAGGGACCGGCACGGAAGGAACGCCTTGTCCCTTCTGCGGCTCCCGCCGCACCCGCCTGGAGAACGCCTTTGGCCCGACCCCGTGCCGCAGCCTGTGGTACTGCCTGGATTGCCGAAACCCCTTCGAGCAGATGAAAGTCCTCTAA
- the paaC gene encoding 1,2-phenylacetyl-CoA epoxidase subunit PaaC produces the protein MTGPLHAATPAPAPPGATPPPPAGVPPKPGPAAAPGSARSPAPAPDEALVALLFALADDELIAGHRASEWTGVAPFLEEDVAFSSIAQDEVGHGALLYQLLADLGHGGGDPDALAFGRGPDGFRNAILLEQPNGDWAAEIARHFLYNEYEGVLWPAVAGSPYEPLAAAAARIAREEAYHRAHFRQWVVELGRAGGEARDRLAAALARVLPLAAGLFEPLEHEDRAAHWRGITLAELQAAWRAEVGKVLEQAGLAGAAAGRAGGVAGMQPTAPQMAALTQGGDRDAAVDQRGVDEPGWEEAGPEGLGGRQGRHSPALRELLDEMTSVYRSEPGAEW, from the coding sequence GTGACCGGTCCGCTGCATGCCGCAACGCCCGCTCCGGCGCCGCCGGGAGCAACGCCACCGCCGCCGGCCGGGGTGCCGCCGAAGCCGGGACCGGCGGCGGCGCCGGGTTCGGCCCGTTCCCCGGCCCCGGCGCCCGACGAAGCGCTGGTGGCCCTGCTCTTTGCCCTGGCCGACGACGAGCTCATCGCCGGGCACCGGGCGTCGGAGTGGACGGGGGTGGCGCCGTTCCTCGAGGAGGACGTGGCCTTCTCGTCCATCGCCCAGGACGAGGTGGGCCACGGCGCGCTGCTGTACCAGTTGCTGGCCGACCTGGGTCACGGCGGCGGCGACCCCGACGCCCTGGCCTTCGGCCGGGGACCCGACGGCTTCCGCAATGCCATCTTGCTGGAGCAGCCCAATGGCGACTGGGCGGCGGAGATCGCCCGCCACTTCCTCTACAACGAGTACGAGGGGGTGCTCTGGCCGGCGGTGGCCGGGTCACCCTACGAGCCCCTGGCCGCCGCGGCCGCTCGGATCGCCCGGGAAGAGGCCTATCACCGCGCCCACTTCCGCCAGTGGGTGGTGGAACTGGGCCGGGCGGGCGGCGAGGCGCGGGACCGGCTGGCCGCGGCCCTGGCCCGGGTCCTGCCCCTGGCGGCGGGATTGTTCGAGCCGCTGGAGCACGAGGACCGGGCCGCCCACTGGCGGGGCATCACCCTGGCCGAACTGCAGGCGGCGTGGCGGGCGGAAGTCGGCAAGGTGCTTGAACAGGCGGGCCTGGCGGGCGCGGCCGCGGGGCGGGCGGGCGGCGTCGCCGGCATGCAGCCCACCGCTCCGCAGATGGCAGCCTTGACCCAGGGCGGGGACCGGGACGCGGCGGTGGACCAGCGCGGCGTGGATGAACCCGGGTGGGAGGAAGCCGGTCCGGAAGGGCTCGGCGGCCGGCAGGGCCGCCACTCGCCCGCCCTGCGGGAACTGCTTGACGAGATGACGTCGGTCTACCGCTCGGAACCGGGAGCCGAATGGTAG
- a CDS encoding phenylacetic acid degradation protein PaaB, which produces MGGTMEVYEVFGQPRRGEPYLHCGSLLAGDRRSARLLALQLYCRRQEYVSLWVVPRACIEAVGEGDDDWWQPATDKTYRLGEGFARTRVLWQRFGRGPGGAAAASPARSARMPGGPAGASGDREAPAWEKESAADEPAPAAGAGVDSMVNRGGRVRVRRGPRRQDRPRGSEGKDAR; this is translated from the coding sequence ATGGGCGGCACCATGGAGGTCTACGAGGTCTTCGGCCAGCCGCGGCGGGGCGAGCCCTACCTGCACTGCGGCAGCCTGCTGGCGGGGGACCGCCGCAGCGCCCGGCTGCTGGCCTTGCAGCTCTACTGCCGCCGCCAGGAGTACGTCAGCCTCTGGGTCGTGCCGCGGGCCTGCATCGAGGCCGTGGGCGAGGGCGACGACGACTGGTGGCAGCCCGCCACCGACAAGACGTACCGGCTGGGGGAGGGATTCGCCCGCACCCGGGTCCTCTGGCAGCGCTTCGGGCGCGGGCCCGGCGGCGCTGCGGCCGCGTCCCCGGCCCGTTCCGCCAGGATGCCGGGCGGCCCGGCCGGGGCCTCCGGTGATCGGGAAGCCCCTGCCTGGGAAAAGGAATCCGCGGCCGACGAACCCGCCCCGGCGGCCGGTGCCGGGGTGGACTCCATGGTCAACCGCGGCGGGCGCGTGCGGGTGCGCCGGGGACCGCGGCGCCAGGACCGGCCGCGTGGATCGGAAGGGAAGGATGCCCGGTGA
- the paaA gene encoding 1,2-phenylacetyl-CoA epoxidase subunit PaaA, translating into MTDHTVTPRAVTARVPAGGDAAGPAATGPEAPGHRREAERMAEFTARLERGQKIEAGDWMPDEYRRQCLRLIQTHANSEIMGALPEREWIPRAPTLRRKLALMAKVQDEVGHAQLIYRVAEDLAAPLGITREDMLDALVAGKAKFHNVFSYPAPTWADAGIIAWLVDGAALVTQAALLQTSYAPYARILRRICAEEAIHLKHGEDIILTLMSGTRAQQQMVQDALNRWWRPLLHFFGPPDEMSPNLEQAMRWGIKVRTNEELRQEFLSKYVPQIRALGLQIPDPELRYDEERGRWVYGDPGWDEFWRVVQGQGPKTQARLAIRRLSQEESRWVREALARAAAAA; encoded by the coding sequence ATGACGGACCATACCGTCACGCCGCGTGCCGTGACGGCCCGCGTCCCCGCCGGCGGGGACGCCGCCGGACCCGCCGCCACCGGGCCGGAGGCGCCCGGCCACCGGCGGGAAGCAGAGCGCATGGCCGAGTTCACCGCTCGCCTGGAGCGGGGGCAGAAGATCGAAGCCGGCGACTGGATGCCCGACGAGTACCGCCGGCAGTGCCTGCGCCTGATCCAGACCCACGCCAACAGCGAGATCATGGGTGCGCTGCCCGAGCGGGAGTGGATCCCGCGGGCGCCCACCCTGCGCCGCAAGCTGGCCCTGATGGCCAAGGTGCAGGACGAGGTCGGGCACGCCCAGCTGATCTACCGGGTGGCGGAAGACCTGGCCGCGCCCCTGGGCATCACCCGGGAGGACATGCTGGACGCCCTGGTGGCGGGCAAGGCCAAGTTCCACAACGTCTTCAGCTATCCCGCGCCCACCTGGGCCGACGCGGGCATCATCGCCTGGCTGGTCGACGGGGCGGCCCTGGTCACCCAGGCGGCGCTGCTCCAGACCAGCTACGCCCCCTACGCCCGCATCCTCCGCCGCATCTGCGCCGAAGAGGCGATCCACCTCAAGCACGGCGAGGACATCATCCTGACGCTGATGAGCGGCACCAGGGCCCAGCAGCAGATGGTCCAGGACGCCCTCAACCGGTGGTGGCGGCCGCTGCTGCACTTCTTCGGCCCGCCCGACGAGATGTCGCCCAACCTGGAGCAGGCCATGAGGTGGGGCATCAAGGTCCGGACCAACGAGGAACTGCGCCAGGAGTTCCTCAGCAAGTACGTGCCCCAGATCCGCGCCCTGGGCCTCCAGATCCCCGACCCCGAGCTGCGCTACGACGAGGAACGGGGCCGCTGGGTCTACGGCGATCCCGGCTGGGACGAGTTCTGGCGCGTGGTCCAGGGCCAGGGCCCGAAGACCCAGGCGCGACTGGCCATCCGGCGGCTGTCCCAAGAGGAAAGCCGTTGGGTCCGGGAGGCGCTGGCCCGGGCAGCGGCCGCGGCGTGA
- a CDS encoding TetR/AcrR family transcriptional regulator, producing the protein MPRSTARREEILAVAGELFRQKGYHATSMQDIAERLQLQRGSLYAHIDSKEELLFDIVDRAADRFLAGIEQAWREGRTARERLRRALAAHMSVIAEHRDTASVFFHEWRFLRDDLRRRIQAKRDRYEARWRELVADGVQRGEFRPVDPRFAALLALSAVNWAYQWYSPEGPLSPEEVAGAFADLILQGLEAAPRADTSPEEPAG; encoded by the coding sequence ATGCCCCGTTCCACCGCCCGCCGGGAAGAGATCCTCGCCGTGGCCGGGGAGCTCTTCCGGCAGAAGGGCTATCACGCCACCTCCATGCAGGACATCGCCGAGCGGTTGCAGCTGCAGCGGGGCAGCCTCTACGCCCACATCGACAGCAAGGAAGAGCTCCTGTTCGACATCGTGGACCGGGCGGCGGACCGGTTCCTGGCCGGGATCGAACAGGCCTGGCGGGAGGGCCGCACGGCCCGGGAGCGGCTGCGGCGGGCCCTGGCGGCCCACATGTCGGTCATCGCGGAGCATCGCGATACCGCCAGCGTGTTCTTCCACGAATGGCGGTTCCTGCGGGACGACCTGCGCCGCCGCATCCAGGCCAAGCGGGACCGGTACGAGGCCCGCTGGCGGGAACTCGTCGCCGACGGTGTCCAGCGGGGCGAGTTTCGCCCTGTGGACCCGCGGTTTGCGGCGCTCCTGGCGCTCTCGGCGGTGAACTGGGCGTACCAGTGGTACTCGCCCGAGGGGCCGCTCAGCCCGGAGGAGGTCGCGGGGGCCTTTGCCGACCTGATCTTGCAGGGGCTCGAGGCGGCGCCCCGGGCGGACACGTCGCCGGAGGAACCGGCGGGGTAG